Proteins from one Romboutsia sp. CE17 genomic window:
- a CDS encoding MetQ/NlpA family ABC transporter substrate-binding protein — MKLKKILSLMLSSLLLLSVVGCSSTDGKSNEDKVIKVGATLVPGGELLKELEPMIEEKGYKLEIVNFNDYIMPNEALNNGEIDANLFQHEPYLKEAVKTKGYDIMAGTKLYVCPAVLYSNKIKSIDEFKKGDKIAISNNPSAGSKCLKYLQDLGLITLKEGDVVGVKDIVENPIGLEFIELDVAQIAPSLEDVTAGFIDTTYAVPAGLNAEDNGIYTAPVNDEYANLLAFRTEDKDSEKIKVLEEVLTSDECRELIKSKYKGVVIPVF; from the coding sequence ATGAAACTAAAAAAAATACTAAGCTTAATGTTAAGCTCTCTACTATTATTATCAGTAGTAGGATGCTCTTCAACAGATGGAAAATCAAATGAGGATAAGGTTATAAAAGTAGGAGCGACTCTAGTTCCAGGTGGAGAGTTGTTAAAGGAATTAGAACCTATGATAGAAGAAAAAGGATATAAACTAGAAATTGTAAATTTCAATGATTATATTATGCCTAATGAGGCTTTAAATAATGGTGAAATAGATGCTAATTTATTTCAACATGAACCATATTTAAAAGAAGCTGTTAAGACTAAAGGTTATGATATAATGGCAGGCACAAAGCTTTATGTATGTCCAGCAGTTTTATATTCTAATAAAATAAAATCTATTGATGAGTTTAAAAAGGGAGATAAGATAGCGATAAGTAACAATCCATCAGCAGGATCAAAATGTCTTAAGTATCTTCAAGATTTAGGACTTATAACTTTAAAAGAAGGTGATGTAGTAGGTGTTAAAGATATTGTAGAAAATCCTATTGGATTAGAGTTTATTGAGTTAGATGTAGCTCAAATAGCACCATCTCTAGAAGATGTTACAGCTGGATTTATAGATACTACATACGCTGTTCCTGCAGGTCTTAATGCAGAAGATAATGGAATTTATACAGCTCCAGTAAATGATGAATATGCAAACTTATTAGCATTCAGAACTGAAGATAAGGATAGTGAAAAGATAAAAGTTTTAGAAGAAGTCCTTACTTCTGATGAATGTAGAGAGTTAATAAAATCAAAATACAAAGGCGTTGTTATACCTGTATTTTAA
- a CDS encoding MATE family efflux transporter codes for MINEFLKYAIPSAISMFISALYTIIDGIFVGQGVGDAALAAVNIVLPFTVILVGMANMMAVGGGSLVSKNIGSKEIDKAVNIFRQVCKFLLLLSIFISIVCVIFTDQIVKLLGATENLEGLAVDYLRFYALFSIPNLIGIVLNSFVRNDQKPKLAMVSIISGAITNIILDYVFIFKFGLGIKGAAIATGLGQIVTVTILLPHFIKKKGYLSFGKVKLQLESIKEFLKIGFPSFFAQASFSVIVLLHNVIITKNIGEMGVSAYSIINYIGTNIYMVLFGLTLGAQPLISYNYGRKDSSKMLSFYKITCISSTLFTTLAVVICFVLGRSIIQIFTSDKEILELTYTGIKFAALSYYFVGLNLNTITYYQAIEMPKYSNLICLFRSIVFLPIGLIMLSKIFGVNGVWGGTLFAETITFTAISLITSLKSNTLKSTEKVNSLENLEVV; via the coding sequence ATGATAAATGAATTTTTAAAATACGCTATTCCATCAGCAATTTCTATGTTTATATCGGCATTATATACAATTATAGATGGAATATTCGTAGGACAAGGTGTTGGAGATGCAGCACTTGCTGCAGTTAATATAGTTTTACCATTTACAGTAATATTAGTAGGTATGGCAAATATGATGGCTGTAGGTGGAGGATCTTTAGTTTCAAAAAATATTGGATCTAAAGAAATTGATAAAGCTGTAAATATATTTAGACAAGTATGTAAATTTCTTTTGCTACTAAGTATATTTATAAGTATAGTTTGTGTTATATTTACAGATCAAATAGTAAAATTATTAGGTGCAACAGAAAATCTAGAAGGATTAGCTGTAGATTATCTAAGATTTTATGCATTATTTTCTATACCAAATTTAATAGGTATAGTATTAAATAGTTTTGTAAGAAATGATCAAAAGCCAAAGTTAGCAATGGTATCAATAATATCAGGTGCAATAACTAATATAATATTAGACTATGTATTTATATTTAAATTTGGACTAGGAATCAAAGGTGCAGCAATAGCTACAGGTCTAGGTCAAATAGTAACAGTTACTATATTATTACCTCACTTTATAAAGAAGAAGGGATACTTAAGTTTTGGAAAGGTAAAGCTACAATTAGAAAGTATAAAAGAGTTTTTAAAAATAGGATTTCCATCTTTCTTTGCACAAGCAAGTTTCTCTGTCATAGTATTACTTCATAATGTAATAATAACTAAGAATATAGGAGAAATGGGAGTATCTGCATATAGTATAATAAACTATATAGGTACAAATATATACATGGTGCTATTTGGTTTAACATTAGGAGCACAACCTCTTATAAGTTATAATTATGGTAGAAAAGATAGTAGTAAAATGTTAAGTTTTTACAAAATAACATGTATATCATCAACATTATTTACAACGTTAGCAGTAGTAATTTGTTTTGTACTTGGAAGAAGTATAATACAAATATTTACTTCAGATAAGGAAATACTAGAATTGACATATACAGGAATTAAGTTTGCAGCATTAAGTTATTATTTTGTAGGTCTTAACTTAAATACAATAACTTATTATCAAGCAATAGAAATGCCTAAGTACTCAAATTTAATTTGTTTATTTAGATCAATAGTTTTCTTACCAATAGGACTTATAATGCTTTCTAAAATATTTGGAGTAAATGGAGTATGGGGTGGTACTTTATTTGCAGAAACTATAACATTTACTGCAATAAGTTTAATAACTAGTTTAAAATCAAATACATTAAAGTCTACAGAAAAAGTTAATTCATTAGAAAATCTAGAAGTCGTATAG
- a CDS encoding MerR family transcriptional regulator → MKKYFSIGEMSKLHNISVETLRHYDRFGILKPEYINENTGYRYYSTKSFIKIYLIKQCKAIGLSLEEIKEIINDYTSLDSILNIIKNQKEIIDKKIIELNSIKNSIENLEGSIEEALHVGINEPFIKHNPKRIMKKYNYTHRYTEEFEMQLRKSLLEIEKEYNNFNSKIAFETSLKELVENNNVIHTKTMIGLDCTLSEDEEPVVVLPEGDYITFYFDDNFYDNKKYYNKVLEYINNNKIDVIGEFYEIHEMTRVSKDGETKSLAKIEILIR, encoded by the coding sequence ATGAAAAAATATTTTTCGATTGGAGAAATGTCAAAATTACATAATATATCAGTGGAAACTCTTAGGCATTATGATAGATTCGGTATACTTAAGCCAGAGTATATAAATGAGAATACTGGATATAGATACTATTCTACAAAAAGCTTTATAAAAATTTACTTAATAAAACAGTGTAAGGCAATAGGTTTATCTTTAGAGGAAATAAAAGAAATCATAAATGATTATACTTCTCTAGATTCAATTTTAAATATTATTAAGAATCAAAAAGAAATAATTGATAAAAAAATTATAGAATTAAATAGCATAAAAAATAGTATAGAAAATCTTGAAGGAAGTATAGAAGAAGCTTTACATGTTGGTATAAATGAACCATTCATAAAACATAATCCTAAAAGAATTATGAAAAAATATAATTACACACATAGATATACTGAAGAGTTTGAAATGCAGCTAAGAAAATCTCTTTTAGAAATAGAAAAAGAATATAATAATTTTAATTCGAAAATTGCATTTGAAACTTCGCTTAAAGAATTAGTAGAAAATAATAATGTTATACATACAAAGACTATGATAGGGCTAGACTGTACTTTATCAGAAGATGAAGAACCTGTTGTGGTTTTGCCAGAAGGCGACTATATAACTTTTTATTTTGATGATAATTTTTATGACAATAAAAAGTATTATAATAAAGTATTAGAGTATATAAACAATAATAAAATAGATGTAATAGGGGAATTTTATGAAATTCATGAAATGACAAGAGTTAGTAAAGATGGAGAAACTAAATCTCTAGCTAAAATTGAAATATTGATTAGATAA
- a CDS encoding ribonuclease H-like domain-containing protein: MEIIKHICDDFIDIPPNHFVFDIETTGLSPKFCKVILIGIAYNKNNKTIIKQYFASNEDEEKELLLAFIKDIVMFDKHITFNGFTFDIPFLNSRFQKHSIDFSFNKNDDIDILRIVKPYKEKLSLLDCKLKTIEKYLGIDRNDTISGKESVELYNEFVITQDEGLKSKILLHNYEDIFYLSQMIKIQDILYEKLNPLSIVTKNQEVKLVPISHKISKSNLKMKYDIFSGNINNINIYKDNYSIILENNQLHIDILLQKGVDSNQNHILFYKLSTIIPIKFNSNLLENNIISLCNFLVKKELSSL, translated from the coding sequence ATGGAGATAATTAAGCATATATGTGATGATTTTATAGATATTCCACCTAACCATTTTGTATTTGATATAGAAACTACTGGTCTTAGCCCTAAATTTTGCAAAGTAATACTAATCGGAATAGCTTATAATAAAAATAATAAAACCATAATAAAACAATATTTTGCTTCAAATGAAGATGAAGAAAAAGAATTACTTCTAGCATTTATAAAAGATATTGTTATGTTTGATAAACATATTACTTTTAATGGTTTTACATTCGATATTCCTTTTTTAAATTCTAGATTTCAAAAACATAGTATAGATTTTTCTTTTAATAAAAATGATGATATTGACATACTACGAATTGTTAAACCTTACAAAGAAAAACTATCTCTTTTGGATTGTAAACTTAAAACTATAGAAAAATACCTTGGAATAGATAGAAATGATACTATTTCTGGAAAAGAAAGCGTTGAATTATATAATGAATTTGTTATTACTCAAGATGAAGGATTAAAATCTAAAATATTACTTCATAATTATGAAGACATTTTTTATCTCTCTCAAATGATAAAAATACAAGATATTCTATATGAGAAATTAAATCCTTTAAGTATAGTTACTAAAAATCAAGAAGTAAAGTTAGTTCCTATCTCTCATAAAATATCTAAATCAAACTTAAAAATGAAATACGATATATTCTCAGGTAATATAAATAATATAAATATTTATAAAGATAATTATTCAATAATATTGGAAAATAATCAACTACATATAGATATTCTTCTACAAAAAGGTGTTGACTCTAATCAAAACCATATATTATTTTATAAGTTATCAACTATTATACCAATTAAGTTTAATTCAAATTTACTAGAAAATAATATTATTAGTTTGTGCAATTTTCTTGTAAAAAAAGAATTATCTTCATTATAG
- the thiI gene encoding tRNA uracil 4-sulfurtransferase ThiI — protein sequence MYNILIVKYGEIGVKGKNRYIFENKLVKNVKNMLKPLGKFDVYKEYGRIYVNLEDYDYEEVAEEVRKVFGIVGVCPAIRAEKDYDKLKELALKVLEEKIEAGAKTFKVESKRGDKDFKFTSQEMSIDIAGYLVSKVHDRIGVDIRNPETKIICEYRQNHVMVYSDTVPGYGGLPLGTNGRAMSLLSGGIDSPVASWMVAKRGMEIEAIHFHTYPFTSEKSQEKVRDLARILSKYCGRLRLHKVNILEIQKAIGMNCNDEEMTIISRRFMMRIAEEVALSRRCDALVTGESIGQVASQTIQGLTCTNASVSMPVFRPLIAMDKTEIIDIAQKIGTFETSILPEEDCCSVFAPKKPVTKPRLERIEKSESKLDVEKLIKDAIDNIEVEDIEF from the coding sequence TTGTACAATATACTAATAGTTAAGTACGGAGAAATAGGTGTAAAAGGAAAAAACAGATACATATTTGAAAATAAACTGGTTAAAAATGTTAAGAATATGCTTAAGCCACTAGGAAAATTTGACGTGTATAAAGAATATGGAAGAATATACGTTAATCTAGAAGATTATGACTATGAAGAAGTAGCAGAAGAAGTGAGAAAAGTATTTGGTATAGTTGGAGTTTGCCCAGCTATAAGAGCTGAAAAAGACTATGATAAATTAAAAGAGTTAGCGCTTAAAGTATTAGAAGAAAAAATAGAAGCTGGTGCAAAAACATTTAAAGTAGAATCAAAAAGAGGAGATAAAGATTTTAAATTTACTTCTCAAGAAATGAGTATAGATATAGCTGGATATTTAGTATCTAAGGTTCACGATAGAATTGGTGTAGACATAAGAAATCCAGAAACTAAGATAATATGTGAGTATAGACAAAATCATGTAATGGTTTATAGCGATACAGTACCAGGTTATGGAGGGTTACCACTTGGGACAAATGGAAGAGCTATGTCTTTATTATCAGGAGGTATAGATTCTCCAGTAGCATCATGGATGGTAGCAAAAAGAGGTATGGAAATAGAAGCAATACATTTCCACACATATCCATTCACAAGTGAAAAATCGCAAGAGAAGGTTAGAGATTTGGCAAGAATATTATCTAAGTATTGTGGAAGACTTAGACTTCATAAAGTAAATATATTAGAAATACAAAAAGCTATAGGTATGAATTGTAATGATGAAGAGATGACTATAATATCAAGAAGATTCATGATGAGAATAGCTGAGGAAGTTGCACTAAGTAGAAGATGTGATGCTTTAGTTACAGGAGAAAGTATAGGACAAGTTGCATCTCAAACAATACAAGGACTTACTTGTACAAATGCATCTGTTTCTATGCCGGTATTTAGACCTCTTATAGCTATGGATAAAACAGAAATAATAGATATAGCACAAAAAATAGGTACATTTGAAACATCTATATTACCAGAAGAAGATTGTTGTAGTGTATTTGCTCCTAAAAAGCCAGTAACAAAACCAAGATTAGAGAGAATAGAAAAATCAGAATCTAAATTAGATGTAGAAAAATTAATAAAAGATGCTATAGATAATATAGAAGTTGAAGATATAGAATTCTAA
- the pflA gene encoding pyruvate formate-lyase-activating protein, whose amino-acid sequence MIKGRVHSIETFGTVDGPGIRFILFMQGCPLRCKYCHNRDTWDPKCGTEYTTDQIISQALKYSSYMRASGGGITASGGEATLQPEFLAELFAKAKKNNIHTCLDTSGFVNIDTIAPVLENTDLVLLDIKHMNEEKSKELTGVGIEKTLKFAKHLSDRNIPVWIRHVLVPGYTDDKENLEMLAEFVSTLNNVERFEILPYHTMGVHKWENMGLNYELKDVEDGTQEDIDRAIDIMSKYEVEIFNKRSA is encoded by the coding sequence ATGATAAAAGGAAGAGTTCATTCAATAGAAACATTTGGAACAGTAGACGGACCAGGAATAAGATTTATACTATTTATGCAAGGATGTCCATTAAGATGTAAATACTGTCATAACAGAGATACTTGGGACCCAAAATGCGGAACTGAATATACAACAGACCAAATAATATCACAAGCACTTAAATATTCTTCATATATGAGAGCATCTGGTGGTGGTATAACAGCATCTGGTGGAGAAGCTACTTTACAACCAGAATTCTTAGCAGAACTATTTGCTAAGGCTAAAAAGAACAATATCCATACATGCTTAGACACTTCAGGTTTTGTAAATATAGATACTATAGCTCCAGTTTTAGAAAATACTGATTTAGTTCTTCTTGATATAAAGCATATGAATGAAGAAAAATCTAAAGAATTAACTGGTGTTGGAATTGAAAAAACATTAAAGTTTGCTAAGCATTTAAGTGATAGAAATATACCAGTTTGGATAAGACATGTTTTAGTACCTGGATATACTGATGACAAAGAAAACTTAGAAATGTTAGCTGAATTTGTTAGTACTTTAAATAATGTAGAAAGATTTGAGATATTACCATATCATACTATGGGAGTTCATAAATGGGAAAATATGGGCCTAAACTATGAACTTAAAGATGTAGAGGATGGTACTCAAGAAGATATAGATAGAGCAATAGATATAATGTCTAAATATGAAGTAGAAATATTTAATAAGAGATCTGCTTAA
- a CDS encoding DUF975 family protein: MNTRKDMKLEAKKSLKGNWGVSIALVFVLIAICGALEWVLTYYSDRMYIGVLSIVISLITIPLVLGKTIYFLKLTKGEDSKFQDLFSGFNNILKVIGVAILSDVIIIIGYILLIIPGIIFTFMLSQVYYILAENPAIGIIECLKESKRLMEGKKIDYFVLMLSFILWGILTGLTLGLAGLYVIPYYEATIANFYLSIKSQKSKDILIGY; this comes from the coding sequence ATGAATACACGAAAAGATATGAAGTTAGAAGCTAAAAAATCATTAAAAGGGAATTGGGGAGTATCTATAGCATTAGTTTTTGTATTAATAGCAATATGTGGAGCATTAGAATGGGTATTAACTTATTATAGTGATCGTATGTATATAGGCGTATTATCAATAGTTATATCACTAATTACAATACCATTAGTATTAGGTAAGACTATATATTTCTTAAAATTAACAAAAGGGGAAGATAGTAAATTTCAAGATTTATTCTCAGGGTTTAATAATATATTAAAAGTAATCGGAGTAGCAATCTTAAGTGATGTTATAATAATTATAGGATATATTTTATTAATAATACCAGGAATTATATTTACATTTATGTTATCACAAGTGTATTACATTTTGGCTGAAAATCCAGCAATAGGGATAATAGAGTGTTTAAAAGAGAGTAAAAGACTAATGGAAGGCAAAAAAATAGATTATTTTGTTTTAATGTTAAGTTTTATATTGTGGGGAATATTGACTGGGCTAACATTAGGATTGGCAGGATTATATGTAATACCTTATTATGAAGCTACGATAGCGAATTTCTATCTAAGTATTAAATCACAAAAATCTAAAGATATACTAATTGGATATTAA
- a CDS encoding asparaginase produces the protein MTNKKKVGIVFTGGTISMTVDEKVGAAIPTLSGEQIMSMVTNIDKVANVEVFNFDEIPGPHVTPERMMELKHYVNDLLKRDDIAGVVITHGTDSLEETAYFLDLTIDNPKPVIVTGAMRSSSELGYDGPSNLSAAVCTAISDSARGKGVLIVLNNEVIAASEATKTDTLALNTFQSVTGGPLGVIDCNELLIYKHITKRTIIDTDIIEPKVALFKAAVGMDDTFIKLAVDNGYKGIVIEAMGRGNLPPRMYEGVKYARENNIPVVIVSRCNSGRVFDTYGYLGSGRDLRNLECIFGGDLPGHKARLKLILALGKTNNLNEIKDFFEEGIYY, from the coding sequence ATGACTAATAAAAAGAAAGTTGGTATAGTTTTCACTGGTGGAACTATATCTATGACAGTTGATGAAAAAGTTGGAGCAGCGATACCTACTTTGTCTGGGGAACAAATAATGTCAATGGTTACTAACATAGATAAGGTGGCTAATGTCGAGGTATTTAATTTTGATGAAATTCCTGGTCCTCACGTTACACCTGAGAGAATGATGGAACTAAAACATTATGTAAATGACTTATTAAAAAGAGATGATATTGCTGGTGTTGTAATAACACATGGTACTGACAGTTTAGAAGAAACTGCTTATTTCTTAGATTTAACTATAGATAATCCAAAGCCTGTAATAGTTACAGGTGCTATGAGAAGTAGCTCTGAGCTTGGATATGATGGTCCGAGCAACTTATCTGCAGCAGTTTGTACTGCTATATCAGATAGTGCACGTGGTAAAGGAGTTCTTATAGTTTTAAATAATGAAGTTATTGCTGCATCTGAAGCTACTAAAACAGATACTTTAGCACTAAATACGTTCCAATCTGTAACTGGAGGACCTTTGGGTGTTATAGACTGTAATGAGCTTCTTATATATAAGCATATAACTAAAAGAACTATTATTGATACAGATATAATTGAACCTAAGGTAGCATTATTTAAAGCTGCAGTAGGTATGGATGATACTTTTATAAAATTAGCTGTCGATAACGGATACAAAGGTATTGTAATTGAAGCTATGGGTAGAGGTAATCTTCCTCCAAGAATGTATGAAGGTGTTAAATACGCTAGAGAAAATAATATACCTGTGGTTATAGTTTCTAGATGTAACTCAGGAAGAGTTTTTGATACTTATGGATACTTAGGTTCTGGTAGAGACCTAAGAAATTTAGAGTGTATCTTTGGTGGAGACTTACCAGGTCATAAAGCTCGTTTAAAGTTAATATTAGCATTAGGAAAAACTAATAATCTTAATGAAATAAAAGATTTCTTCGAAGAAGGAATTTACTATTAA
- a CDS encoding ATP-dependent helicase, whose translation MINIDKLNENQKIAVTHINGPCMVLAGPGSGKTRVITHRIANMVVNENIRPSSILAISFTKASSMEMKNRAIALSKDVRMNKVTYGTFHSVFFRILRHFEKYSLDSILDEKSKRLAIKGILKSLNVENGEDDEVIGQFINEVSFVKNELMDKSDFNSEVVSKDEFIKAYNLYEEHKQQIKKIDFDDMLLRTYFLLKNNSKALETVRNVYRYILVDEFQDINKVQFEVLKLISNPLNNIFVVGDEDQSIYGFRGARPDFLLEFEEYFHGTKKVLLDINYRSKSEIIDIANRLIEKNSNRYEKVIKCSQGNGGNITYIAPKDSEEEAVIIGKEILEEIKKEFVEYSDFAVIYRTNIQSRALVDVFMDMRIPFIVKDSIVTIYDHWAAQDILAYLRLSINPSSNKDWVRIINKPFRYISKDSINSIKDESDFINALITKCNLHPKQVKTINDLDIDLSYLKTLNPQNAISYIRTSLEYDIYILDYCANRKIKTNGLIEILNELESSATNFKTIKEYLEHIDRVKSEVVGNKNKEQSDGVIFTTMHSAKGLEFKNVYIIGANEGTIPHEKSYELDDDEKKSEQIEEERRLMYVAITRAEDKLCISSPQNKYGKKVSVSTFIDDIKAPTKEEMDKINVGDTIYHKRFKEGVIVAKDGDSIRVKFDDGTRILNYRVCILNNVIHI comes from the coding sequence ATGATAAATATAGATAAATTAAATGAAAATCAAAAGATTGCAGTAACTCATATAAATGGTCCTTGTATGGTTCTTGCAGGGCCTGGTTCAGGGAAGACTAGAGTTATTACACATAGAATAGCAAATATGGTTGTGAATGAAAATATAAGACCAAGTAGTATATTGGCAATAAGTTTTACAAAGGCTTCTTCTATGGAAATGAAAAATAGAGCAATAGCATTAAGTAAAGATGTAAGAATGAATAAGGTTACATATGGAACATTTCACTCAGTATTTTTTAGAATCTTAAGGCATTTTGAAAAGTATAGTTTAGATAGTATATTAGATGAAAAGTCTAAGAGATTGGCTATTAAAGGTATTTTAAAAAGTTTAAATGTAGAAAATGGGGAAGATGATGAAGTTATAGGTCAATTTATAAATGAAGTTTCATTTGTAAAAAATGAATTAATGGATAAAAGTGACTTTAACTCAGAGGTAGTAAGTAAGGATGAATTTATAAAAGCGTATAATTTGTACGAGGAGCATAAACAACAAATTAAAAAAATAGATTTTGATGATATGTTACTTAGAACATATTTCTTATTAAAAAATAATTCCAAAGCATTAGAAACTGTTAGAAACGTGTATAGATATATTTTAGTAGATGAGTTTCAAGATATAAATAAAGTACAGTTTGAAGTACTAAAACTAATTTCTAACCCACTAAATAATATTTTCGTAGTTGGTGATGAAGATCAAAGTATTTATGGATTTAGAGGGGCTAGACCAGATTTTTTATTAGAGTTTGAAGAGTACTTTCATGGAACGAAGAAAGTTCTTTTAGATATAAATTATAGATCTAAAAGTGAAATTATAGATATTGCAAATAGGCTAATTGAAAAAAACTCAAATAGATATGAAAAAGTAATAAAATGTAGTCAAGGAAATGGCGGGAATATTACATATATAGCTCCAAAGGATTCAGAAGAAGAGGCTGTTATTATAGGAAAGGAAATCTTAGAAGAAATAAAAAAAGAATTTGTAGAGTATAGTGATTTTGCGGTTATATATAGAACTAATATACAATCCAGAGCTTTAGTAGATGTATTTATGGATATGAGAATACCTTTTATAGTTAAAGATTCTATTGTAACTATATATGACCACTGGGCGGCACAAGATATACTTGCTTATTTGAGACTATCTATAAACCCTAGTTCTAATAAAGACTGGGTAAGAATTATAAATAAGCCTTTTAGATATATATCTAAAGATAGTATAAATAGCATAAAAGATGAAAGTGACTTTATAAATGCTTTAATAACAAAATGTAATTTACATCCAAAGCAAGTAAAGACTATAAATGATTTAGATATAGATTTAAGTTATCTAAAAACGTTAAATCCTCAAAATGCTATTTCTTATATTAGAACAAGTTTAGAATATGACATATATATATTGGATTATTGTGCAAATAGAAAAATAAAGACTAATGGATTAATAGAAATATTAAATGAGCTTGAAAGCTCTGCAACAAATTTTAAAACTATAAAAGAATATTTAGAGCATATAGATAGAGTAAAATCAGAAGTTGTAGGGAATAAAAATAAAGAACAAAGTGATGGCGTAATATTTACTACTATGCATAGTGCAAAGGGATTAGAGTTTAAGAATGTGTATATAATAGGTGCTAATGAAGGAACTATACCACATGAAAAATCATATGAATTAGATGATGATGAAAAGAAAAGTGAGCAAATTGAAGAAGAGAGAAGACTAATGTATGTAGCAATTACAAGGGCTGAAGATAAATTATGCATAAGTTCTCCACAAAATAAATATGGTAAAAAGGTATCAGTATCTACATTTATCGATGATATAAAGGCACCAACTAAGGAGGAAATGGATAAAATAAATGTTGGAGATACAATATACCATAAAAGATTTAAAGAAGGTGTTATTGTAGCTAAAGATGGTGATTCTATAAGAGTTAAGTTTGATGATGGAACTAGAATTTTAAATTATAGAGTTTGTATTTTAAATAATGTTATTCATATATAA
- a CDS encoding cysteine desulfurase family protein has product MEIYLDNSATTKPYPEVVDKMVYALTTDYANPSSLHRKGIEVEKNIKLIRQDIARTLGAKDKEIYFTSGGTESNNAIIRGVANLYKKRKNHIISTEIEHPSVLQTLNDLEQDGFEVTYLKVDRDGKINIEELKNAIKPSTILITIMHVNNEIGSIQPIEDIGKYLKSLKDKIYLHVDAVQSYAKINFKPSRYNIDFMSVSGHKLHGPKGIGFMYIKENNRLKPLITGGGQEIGIRSGTENVPGIYGLGEAVKVINKDLNKTIDKISELKNLLKEEIVNNIEDIKLNSPEDGVCHILNVSFKDVRGEVLLHYLEQKGIYVSTGSACSSKKKGSHVLNAIGLNQNEIEGAIRFSLSDLNTKEEILEVVKILKDSVNDLRMIIRRR; this is encoded by the coding sequence ATGGAAATATATTTAGATAACAGTGCTACAACTAAGCCATATCCTGAAGTTGTAGATAAAATGGTTTATGCCCTTACTACTGATTATGCAAATCCATCTTCATTACATAGAAAAGGTATTGAAGTAGAGAAAAATATAAAATTAATAAGGCAAGATATTGCAAGAACTCTAGGCGCAAAGGATAAGGAGATATACTTCACATCAGGTGGAACGGAATCTAATAACGCTATAATAAGGGGTGTTGCTAATTTATATAAAAAAAGAAAAAACCATATAATATCAACAGAGATAGAGCATCCATCGGTTTTACAAACATTAAATGATTTAGAACAAGATGGATTTGAAGTTACGTATTTAAAAGTTGATAGAGATGGTAAAATAAACATAGAAGAATTAAAAAATGCTATAAAACCGAGTACTATTTTAATCACAATAATGCATGTAAATAATGAAATAGGGAGTATACAACCAATAGAAGATATAGGAAAATATTTAAAGTCATTAAAAGACAAAATATATTTACATGTAGATGCAGTACAATCTTATGCTAAAATCAACTTTAAACCTTCAAGATATAATATAGATTTTATGAGTGTTAGTGGACATAAATTACATGGGCCAAAAGGGATTGGTTTTATGTATATAAAAGAAAATAATAGATTAAAGCCGTTAATTACAGGTGGTGGACAAGAAATAGGTATAAGATCAGGGACAGAAAATGTTCCAGGTATTTATGGTCTAGGAGAAGCTGTAAAAGTCATTAACAAAGACTTAAATAAGACTATTGATAAGATATCAGAGTTAAAAAATCTTTTAAAAGAAGAAATTGTAAATAATATAGAAGATATAAAATTAAATTCTCCTGAAGATGGAGTTTGCCATATACTAAACGTTTCATTTAAGGATGTAAGAGGAGAAGTATTACTTCATTATTTAGAGCAAAAAGGAATTTATGTATCAACAGGCTCTGCATGTTCTTCTAAGAAAAAGGGAAGCCATGTATTAAATGCAATTGGACTTAATCAAAATGAAATAGAAGGTGCTATAAGATTTAGTTTATCGGATTTAAACACAAAAGAAGAAATTCTAGAAGTTGTAAAAATATTAAAAGACTCAGTAAATGATTTAAGAATGATAATAAGAAGAAGATAA